One Nonomuraea angiospora DNA segment encodes these proteins:
- a CDS encoding tyrosine-type recombinase/integrase, protein MAAWRGVRLCKPHQRQWSVVEGRPDLASWAAKADPVWTAMDEVPLSGLELSVRRQVLVGYQEQLRAGGRLSPHQVKSAIIWLRVHRVDDLLEADLPERGTTTTYLRVWKRALLRLADSPEKARRSTVIRLGTLNPRLKGYVHLTDIQAPWLVHLAQEQAWALAAAGASSTRVRQACYALRWFAYYLRLHHPDQGRTARSVGRVGVMGFLEWFAERARDSEDYQHMDETNPRRAMIAERMLPSLADPTRILLVTAQLHWHYVRALKDAFDRHRQWLHEQGAGDLHVTDEEVPPWPEKDRGFSEEEGRSEDALPETVYLQLLREEALALLTPGAPRNLVELQARIGRRPWEIFNLPFDCLNFDTITVERADGTFEDRTYPFLTYWMQKTRRRHVLPLHDTDAAVIQRQQDYLRCTYPEWFDDEGRPQHPEMMLFPTPRRTRANQFGTRPHESSAVGYWLAAWMQALPEMLDEDGAPFDRRRVFAYAFRHTYAQLRADAGVPLDVLQVLMGHELPSTTQVYYRVSHRRRVEAVHDIAARFRFDLSGDRIRSQTRAESDAARHRAGVGSVPVPGGSCHEMNNVRADGKGCPVFYRCFSCHFFSTDFTQLPQLRELRQAKAEHLARLQASYGTILRAGPLTDANLRLLAEEIAQLDTLISKCEADLTSLTDDERHQVEQWLTARDRYTTLIPVEALKARQQRLDQATFDPITLDAQARGA, encoded by the coding sequence ATGGCCGCCTGGCGCGGGGTTCGACTGTGTAAGCCGCACCAGCGGCAATGGTCGGTTGTGGAGGGGCGGCCCGATCTGGCGTCCTGGGCGGCGAAGGCCGATCCGGTCTGGACGGCCATGGACGAGGTCCCGCTGTCGGGACTTGAGCTCTCCGTTCGGCGACAGGTCCTGGTCGGCTATCAAGAACAGTTGCGCGCCGGCGGCCGTCTCAGTCCCCACCAGGTGAAGTCCGCGATCATCTGGCTCCGGGTCCACCGGGTCGACGACCTGCTGGAGGCTGATCTGCCGGAACGTGGCACGACGACCACCTACCTGCGCGTCTGGAAGCGGGCTCTGCTGCGTCTCGCCGATAGCCCGGAAAAGGCCCGGCGTAGCACCGTGATCCGGCTAGGGACGTTGAACCCGCGGCTGAAGGGCTACGTCCACCTCACCGACATCCAGGCACCTTGGCTGGTGCATCTGGCGCAGGAACAGGCGTGGGCGCTGGCGGCCGCTGGCGCCAGCTCCACCCGCGTCCGGCAGGCCTGTTACGCGCTTCGTTGGTTCGCCTACTACCTGCGGCTCCATCATCCCGACCAAGGCCGCACCGCGCGGAGCGTGGGCCGCGTTGGCGTCATGGGTTTCCTGGAGTGGTTCGCCGAACGGGCACGCGACAGCGAGGACTATCAGCACATGGATGAGACGAATCCGCGGCGGGCCATGATCGCTGAACGAATGCTGCCCAGCCTCGCCGATCCCACGCGAATCCTTCTCGTGACGGCTCAGCTTCACTGGCACTACGTCCGCGCTCTCAAGGATGCCTTTGACCGCCATCGGCAGTGGCTGCATGAGCAGGGCGCTGGCGACCTTCATGTCACTGACGAGGAGGTCCCACCCTGGCCGGAAAAGGACAGAGGGTTCAGCGAAGAAGAAGGACGCTCGGAAGACGCGCTCCCCGAGACGGTCTACCTGCAACTCCTGCGTGAGGAGGCGCTCGCACTCCTGACGCCGGGCGCCCCGCGGAACCTGGTCGAGCTCCAGGCCCGGATCGGCCGCCGACCCTGGGAGATCTTCAACCTGCCGTTCGACTGCCTGAACTTCGACACCATCACGGTGGAGCGGGCCGACGGCACCTTCGAAGATCGTACGTATCCCTTCCTGACCTACTGGATGCAGAAGACCCGGCGTCGTCACGTCCTGCCGTTGCATGACACCGACGCGGCGGTGATCCAGCGGCAGCAGGACTACCTGCGCTGCACTTACCCGGAGTGGTTCGACGACGAGGGCAGGCCCCAGCATCCGGAGATGATGTTGTTCCCGACGCCCCGTCGTACGCGGGCCAACCAGTTCGGGACCCGGCCGCACGAGTCATCGGCCGTCGGCTACTGGCTGGCAGCATGGATGCAGGCTCTCCCGGAGATGCTCGACGAGGACGGCGCACCGTTCGACCGCCGCCGGGTGTTCGCCTACGCATTTCGCCACACCTACGCCCAGCTCCGCGCAGACGCAGGCGTTCCGCTCGACGTCCTTCAAGTCCTCATGGGCCACGAGCTGCCCAGCACCACGCAGGTGTACTACCGGGTCTCTCATCGCCGCCGGGTCGAGGCAGTCCACGACATCGCCGCCCGCTTCCGATTTGACCTCAGCGGCGACCGGATCCGCTCCCAGACCCGCGCTGAGTCCGACGCCGCCCGCCACCGGGCAGGGGTCGGCTCAGTTCCCGTGCCCGGGGGCTCCTGCCACGAGATGAACAACGTCCGCGCGGACGGCAAGGGCTGCCCGGTGTTCTACCGCTGCTTCTCCTGCCATTTCTTCAGTACCGACTTCACCCAGCTCCCGCAGCTCAGAGAGCTGCGCCAGGCCAAGGCCGAGCATCTGGCCCGGCTCCAAGCCAGCTACGGAACCATACTGCGCGCAGGGCCGCTCACCGACGCCAACCTGCGCCTCTTGGCCGAGGAGATTGCCCAGCTCGACACGCTGATCAGTAAATGCGAAGCCGACCTGACCAGCCTGACCGACGACGAACGCCACCAGGTGGAACAGTGGCTCACCGCCCGCGACCGCTACACCACCCTCATCCCGGTCGAAGCTCTGAAGGCCCGCCAACAGCGGCTTGACCAGGCAACCTTCGACCCCATTACCCTCGACGCCCAAGCACGCGGAGCCTGA
- a CDS encoding SDR family NAD(P)-dependent oxidoreductase, translated as MGSLDGRVVLITGAGRGIGREEALFFAAEGAKVVVNDPGVAIDGTGGDAGVAAKVVEEITARGGQAVPNTDSVADWNGARRMVETALQSFGDLHVVVNNATVERNMGLTDLSEEDFDDVLTVKLKGTFAVTHWAARHWRDQFHAGVHADRAVVNTSSGSGLLNPLPAQVSYAAGNAGVAALTTVAALELGRYGVRVNCISPSMARTRLTLAVPGMSQEPPAGRFDPLSPAVNAPVAAYLASSACPLTGQVLSVRGGTVAVNRGWSLGGHIHKDGLWSVEELAERVKELPMDDPFDKLAQALTGALGTVGRAQLQEMINALLDQGGETGTAST; from the coding sequence ATGGGAAGTCTGGACGGACGCGTCGTCCTCATCACCGGAGCAGGGCGCGGCATCGGGCGAGAGGAGGCATTGTTCTTCGCCGCCGAAGGCGCCAAGGTCGTCGTCAACGACCCCGGCGTAGCCATCGACGGCACAGGCGGCGATGCCGGCGTGGCAGCGAAGGTCGTCGAGGAGATCACTGCCCGCGGCGGGCAGGCCGTGCCCAACACCGACAGCGTCGCCGACTGGAACGGCGCCCGCCGCATGGTGGAGACGGCACTACAGTCTTTCGGCGACCTGCATGTAGTGGTCAACAACGCGACCGTCGAACGGAACATGGGTCTGACCGACCTGTCGGAGGAGGACTTCGACGACGTCCTGACCGTCAAGCTCAAGGGCACCTTCGCGGTGACGCACTGGGCGGCCCGCCACTGGCGTGACCAGTTCCACGCAGGGGTCCACGCCGACCGCGCCGTCGTCAACACCTCCTCCGGCTCCGGGCTGCTCAACCCGCTGCCCGCGCAGGTCTCCTACGCGGCGGGTAACGCCGGAGTCGCGGCGCTGACCACCGTGGCGGCCCTCGAACTCGGCCGGTACGGCGTGCGGGTCAACTGCATCTCGCCCTCGATGGCCCGCACCAGGCTCACCCTCGCCGTTCCCGGCATGAGTCAGGAACCGCCGGCGGGCCGGTTTGACCCCCTGAGCCCCGCTGTCAACGCGCCTGTTGCCGCCTACCTGGCCAGTTCAGCCTGCCCGCTCACCGGCCAGGTGCTGTCGGTGCGGGGCGGGACGGTCGCGGTCAATCGCGGCTGGTCCCTCGGCGGCCATATCCACAAAGACGGGCTGTGGAGCGTGGAGGAACTGGCCGAGAGGGTGAAGGAGTTGCCGATGGACGACCCGTTCGACAAGCTCGCCCAAGCCCTGACTGGCGCGCTCGGCACCGTGGGACGCGCCCAGCTCCAGGAGATGATCAACGCCTTGCTTGACCAGGGAGGCGAGACCGGCACGGCCTCCACATGA
- a CDS encoding tyrosine-type recombinase/integrase: MDHYLRHLRFGRGRAESTTKSYAGHLKRFERWRQSRGLTWEEAARDIAGHLIERRITPRAHPGRGRGRAPSDAALGPALAAIHGFYRHAADVGEVNDQVLRLLFEVIEGDRLPYGERERSLVLRPRLRVDARPSYSAHLGPPEATADEVAALLEQVATARDACMVGFLAGLGLRIGQLAAVRREDIHLVPPGRTVPGCAYRHGPHLHVVRRDGHPRGAISKSRSTNVLPVPGPLVMLYAGWLNERRTIPAAATSPWAFVSFDGPAHTAAGQPLSTRRIYGIVVDLAAKAGLRHIHPHMLRHAFGAAASDLDIARDVLQRLLGHDALASQEIYRHAGAARIVEAATLISGRLIEGHDVP, encoded by the coding sequence ATGGATCATTACCTGCGTCACTTACGGTTCGGGCGCGGTCGAGCGGAGTCGACGACCAAGTCCTATGCCGGACACCTCAAACGGTTCGAGCGATGGCGTCAAAGCCGTGGCCTGACGTGGGAGGAAGCTGCTCGCGACATTGCTGGGCATCTCATTGAGCGGCGGATCACACCGCGGGCTCACCCGGGCAGGGGCCGAGGACGTGCGCCAAGCGATGCCGCGCTGGGGCCGGCCCTGGCTGCCATTCATGGGTTTTACCGGCATGCTGCGGATGTCGGCGAGGTTAATGATCAGGTCTTGCGCCTGCTGTTCGAGGTTATTGAGGGTGACCGCCTGCCGTATGGGGAGCGGGAACGGTCGCTGGTGCTTCGTCCTCGGCTGCGCGTCGATGCACGGCCGAGCTACTCAGCCCATCTGGGACCGCCGGAGGCTACCGCCGACGAGGTCGCCGCATTGCTGGAGCAGGTGGCGACCGCGCGGGACGCCTGCATGGTGGGATTCCTTGCCGGACTGGGCCTTCGCATCGGTCAGCTCGCCGCCGTCCGTCGCGAGGACATCCACCTGGTGCCGCCTGGCCGGACAGTCCCCGGGTGCGCGTATCGGCACGGCCCTCATCTCCACGTTGTCCGCCGTGATGGCCATCCCCGCGGGGCGATCAGCAAGTCACGAAGTACCAACGTGCTGCCGGTGCCAGGACCGTTGGTGATGCTGTACGCGGGCTGGCTGAACGAGCGGCGGACGATCCCAGCGGCGGCGACGAGTCCGTGGGCGTTCGTGTCCTTCGACGGACCGGCCCACACGGCCGCTGGGCAGCCGTTGAGTACCCGGCGGATCTACGGCATCGTCGTGGACCTGGCCGCTAAGGCCGGGCTGCGCCACATCCATCCGCACATGCTCCGGCACGCCTTTGGCGCTGCCGCCTCGGATCTGGACATCGCAAGGGACGTGCTGCAACGACTCCTCGGCCACGATGCCCTGGCCTCCCAAGAGATCTACCGCCACGCAGGGGCGGCACGGATCGTCGAAGCAGCGACGCTGATCAGTGGCCGTCTCATCGAGGGGCATGATGTTCCATGA
- a CDS encoding TetR/AcrR family transcriptional regulator has product MVEKLGLRERKKQRTRQALIEAAVRLFENKGYDHVTVAEIADAAEVSPRTFFLHFQAKEDVLLADADLRVDLALQTIAERRAEERLPELLVRAMDQMIANAWDSDLSSGLAALRTRLAASVPALQARLLQRYLTAQAELAQALLRAFPDRLDAITASALVGAMVGAVSASAVTALQRGDGPAEVRNAMREAIALVARSVT; this is encoded by the coding sequence ATGGTGGAGAAACTCGGACTGCGGGAGCGCAAGAAGCAGCGCACCCGGCAGGCACTGATCGAGGCGGCGGTTCGCCTGTTCGAGAACAAGGGCTACGACCACGTGACCGTGGCTGAGATCGCAGACGCCGCGGAGGTGTCCCCCCGCACCTTCTTCCTCCACTTCCAGGCCAAGGAGGACGTGCTCCTGGCCGACGCCGACCTGCGCGTCGACCTGGCGCTGCAGACAATCGCCGAGCGCCGCGCCGAGGAACGGCTGCCCGAGTTGCTGGTGCGGGCAATGGACCAGATGATCGCCAACGCCTGGGACAGCGACCTCTCTAGCGGACTGGCAGCGCTTCGGACACGGCTGGCGGCCTCGGTGCCGGCGCTGCAGGCCCGGCTGCTGCAGCGTTACCTCACCGCGCAGGCCGAACTGGCCCAGGCGCTGCTGCGGGCATTCCCCGACAGACTCGACGCGATCACAGCCTCCGCCCTGGTCGGCGCGATGGTGGGCGCGGTCAGCGCGTCCGCCGTGACAGCGCTGCAGCGCGGCGACGGACCCGCCGAGGTACGGAATGCCATGAGAGAGGCCATCGCACTGGTGGCGCGATCCGTCACCTGA
- a CDS encoding MerR family transcriptional regulator → MITIGQLADYAGVTTKAIRHYHERGLLPEPDRDSSGYRRYTAKDAIDLVKIRTLANAGVPLARIKDVLDAGPDALTAAIAEIDHNLQDRIEQLRRTRDQLAQLHGGDRLFVTPEVADHLDELRELGVSERQIHLERDGWILMQTASPEDVRVWIAERRELMTDPEFRALYLEHDAAYDWSPGDPRLPALAERTRDWFTRHHSRSETRPVHNPTIARLAAQSQPGASSPAWDRLGQLMKD, encoded by the coding sequence ATGATCACGATTGGCCAGCTCGCGGACTACGCCGGAGTGACCACCAAGGCCATCCGCCACTATCACGAGCGCGGTCTGCTCCCCGAGCCCGACCGCGATTCGTCCGGCTACCGGCGCTACACCGCCAAGGACGCCATCGACCTCGTCAAGATCAGGACGCTGGCCAACGCGGGCGTGCCGCTGGCCCGCATCAAAGACGTTCTCGACGCCGGCCCCGACGCGCTCACGGCGGCCATCGCCGAGATCGACCACAACCTCCAGGACCGCATCGAGCAGCTGCGGCGAACCCGCGATCAACTCGCCCAGCTGCACGGCGGCGACCGGCTCTTCGTCACCCCTGAAGTCGCCGACCATCTCGACGAGTTGCGCGAACTCGGCGTCAGCGAGCGCCAGATACACCTGGAACGCGACGGCTGGATCCTCATGCAGACAGCCTCACCCGAAGACGTCCGCGTGTGGATCGCCGAAAGGCGCGAGCTCATGACCGATCCCGAGTTCCGCGCCCTCTATCTCGAGCATGACGCCGCCTACGACTGGTCGCCGGGCGATCCCCGCCTCCCCGCCCTCGCGGAGCGTACCCGGGACTGGTTCACCAGGCACCACAGCCGGTCCGAGACCCGCCCCGTCCACAACCCGACCATCGCGCGACTGGCCGCGCAGTCCCAGCCCGGAGCCTCATCCCCCGCTTGGGACCGGCTGGGGCAGCTGATGAAGGACTAG
- a CDS encoding arabinosylfuranosidase ArfA, with amino-acid sequence MPQAHLTLDPAFRVAPVNRRLFGSFVEHMGRCVYTGIYEPGHPAADDNGFRTDVLELTREMGVSVVRYPGGNFVSGYRWEDGVGPDRPTRLDLAWRQIETNAFGLNEFMTWTRAAGVEPMMAVNLGTRGLQEACDLLEYANHPSGTQWSDLRVKHGATDPYGIRLWCLGNEMDGPWQIGHKTAHEYGRLANETAKAMRLVDPGIELVLCGSSNSGMPTFGAWEATVLEHAYDAVDYLSLHNYYEENGDLPGFLCSAVDMDRYISAIVATADHIGAKLRRKKKINLSFDEWNVWNQSRFTGRERSPFQEAPELIEDTFTAADAVVVGDFLITLLRHADRVSIACQAQLANIIAPIRTEPGGPAWRQTIFHPFALTARHARGTVLRVEPSGPLLETERYGEAPALSAVATIDGSQVALFAVNRSPDQDLDLTARLLAAVRPLSASVIAAGDDPHRVEALPQPLTVQADGDRLTARLPAASWTMILAECESLRDQQ; translated from the coding sequence GTGCCGCAAGCACACCTGACCCTTGACCCCGCTTTCCGCGTCGCCCCCGTCAACCGGCGCCTGTTCGGCTCGTTCGTCGAGCACATGGGCCGGTGCGTCTACACCGGCATCTACGAACCGGGTCACCCTGCCGCCGACGACAACGGCTTCCGCACCGACGTGCTGGAGCTGACCCGCGAGATGGGCGTGAGCGTGGTCCGCTACCCGGGAGGCAACTTCGTCTCCGGCTACCGCTGGGAGGACGGCGTCGGCCCCGACCGGCCCACCCGGCTGGACCTGGCCTGGCGGCAGATCGAGACGAACGCGTTCGGGCTCAACGAGTTCATGACCTGGACCCGGGCCGCCGGGGTGGAGCCGATGATGGCCGTCAACCTCGGCACCCGGGGCCTCCAGGAGGCCTGTGACCTGCTCGAATACGCCAACCACCCCTCGGGTACGCAGTGGTCGGACCTGCGGGTCAAACACGGGGCGACCGACCCGTACGGGATCAGGCTCTGGTGTCTCGGCAACGAGATGGACGGACCCTGGCAGATCGGCCACAAGACCGCGCACGAGTACGGACGGCTCGCCAACGAGACCGCCAAGGCCATGCGGCTCGTCGACCCCGGCATCGAGCTGGTGCTGTGCGGCAGCTCCAACAGCGGGATGCCGACGTTCGGCGCGTGGGAGGCCACCGTGCTCGAACACGCCTACGACGCGGTCGACTACCTGTCGCTGCACAACTACTACGAGGAGAACGGCGACCTGCCCGGCTTCCTCTGCAGCGCCGTGGACATGGACCGCTACATCTCGGCCATCGTGGCCACGGCCGACCACATCGGGGCGAAGCTCCGGCGCAAGAAGAAGATCAACCTGTCCTTCGACGAGTGGAACGTCTGGAACCAGAGCCGGTTCACCGGGCGCGAGCGCTCGCCGTTCCAGGAGGCGCCGGAGCTGATCGAGGACACCTTCACCGCCGCCGACGCCGTGGTGGTGGGGGACTTCCTGATCACCCTGCTGCGGCACGCCGACCGGGTGAGCATCGCCTGCCAGGCGCAGCTCGCCAACATCATCGCGCCGATCAGGACCGAGCCCGGCGGCCCCGCCTGGCGTCAGACGATCTTCCACCCGTTCGCGCTGACGGCCCGGCACGCGCGCGGCACCGTGCTGCGGGTGGAGCCGTCCGGGCCGCTCCTGGAGACCGAACGGTACGGCGAGGCGCCCGCGCTGTCGGCGGTGGCCACCATCGACGGGTCCCAGGTGGCGCTGTTCGCCGTCAACCGGTCACCCGACCAGGACCTCGACCTCACCGCCCGGCTGCTGGCGGCGGTCAGGCCGCTGTCGGCCTCGGTGATCGCCGCCGGGGACGACCCGCACCGGGTGGAGGCCCTTCCGCAGCCGCTGACCGTACAGGCTGACGGCGACCGGCTGACGGCGCGGCTGCCCGCCGCCTCGTGGACGATGATCCTTGCCGAATGCGAAAGTCTGCGCGACCAGCAATAG
- a CDS encoding amino acid permease, with protein sequence MGTGPLFYVVQFATVALLALAANTSFGGLPVLAELLARDNNLPHFFALRADRQVHRYGIAFLAVTSALLLIVAGGEMNLLVPLFAIGVFVGFTLSQAGMVRHWVGERPAGWRWRAGLNGFGALLTFVAAIVVTGSKFGEGGWLIVVALPLMVAGMEWVHRSYARIGARLELGRTPSPPRPRRSLVVVPVHAVTRLTRDALSAALSLGDRVVAVNVTHPEDERQARAFVEDWDRWDPGVELVQLFDAHRRMRFRVS encoded by the coding sequence TTGGGGACGGGGCCGCTGTTCTACGTGGTGCAGTTCGCCACCGTGGCGCTGCTGGCGCTGGCCGCGAACACCTCCTTCGGCGGCCTGCCGGTGCTGGCCGAGCTGCTGGCCCGCGACAACAACCTGCCCCACTTCTTCGCCCTGCGGGCCGACCGGCAGGTGCACCGCTACGGCATCGCGTTCCTGGCCGTCACCAGCGCCCTGCTGCTGATCGTGGCGGGCGGCGAGATGAACCTGCTGGTGCCGCTGTTCGCGATCGGGGTGTTCGTCGGGTTCACTCTGTCGCAGGCCGGCATGGTCCGGCACTGGGTGGGCGAGCGCCCCGCCGGGTGGCGGTGGCGGGCCGGGCTGAACGGGTTCGGCGCGCTGCTGACCTTCGTGGCCGCGATCGTGGTGACGGGCTCGAAGTTCGGCGAGGGCGGCTGGTTGATCGTGGTGGCGCTGCCGCTGATGGTGGCCGGCATGGAGTGGGTCCACCGCTCGTACGCGCGGATCGGCGCCCGGCTGGAGCTGGGCAGGACGCCGTCGCCGCCGCGGCCACGCCGTTCGCTGGTGGTGGTGCCGGTGCACGCGGTCACCCGGCTGACCCGCGACGCGTTGTCGGCGGCGCTGTCGCTGGGCGACCGGGTGGTGGCCGTCAACGTCACCCACCCGGAGGACGAGCGGCAGGCTCGGGCGTTCGTCGAGGACTGGGACCGCTGGGACCCGGGCGTGGAGCTGGTGCAGCTGTTCGACGCCCACCGGCGGATGAGGTTCCGCGTCTCATGA
- a CDS encoding amino acid permease, protein MKTPTAKEPADTGERHRLSVIGGLAALSLDAMASVAYGPEAIVLVLALAGGAGLGFTIPVTLTIAGLLAVLTLSYRQVIAAFPDGGGAYGVARTYLGRRASLVAGASLVIDYVLNVAVSVAAGVAALTSAFPELLPSLNQSMVMTHW, encoded by the coding sequence GTGAAGACTCCCACCGCCAAGGAGCCCGCTGATACCGGTGAACGGCATCGGCTGTCCGTCATCGGCGGGCTGGCCGCGCTGTCCCTGGACGCGATGGCGTCGGTGGCGTACGGGCCCGAGGCGATCGTGCTGGTGCTGGCCCTGGCGGGCGGCGCCGGGCTCGGGTTCACCATCCCGGTCACGCTGACCATCGCGGGCCTGCTGGCCGTGCTCACCCTCTCCTACCGGCAGGTCATCGCCGCCTTCCCCGACGGCGGCGGCGCCTACGGGGTGGCCAGGACCTACCTCGGCCGCCGGGCCTCCCTGGTGGCGGGGGCCTCCCTGGTCATCGACTACGTGCTCAACGTCGCCGTCTCGGTCGCCGCCGGGGTGGCCGCGCTCACCTCGGCCTTCCCCGAGCTGCTGCCTTCTCTGAACCAGAGCATGGTTATGACCCACTGGTAG
- a CDS encoding serine hydrolase domain-containing protein: MNDNALHTVEARIREQAAAYCEANHVPGFVAGVHHAGEQIIVAHGTANVATGAPMREDTGFLFGSVTKVLTTTLVLRQVDRGLLDLDAQVVKYLPEFALAVPGTADKILVRHLLSHTNGIDADLFFPDAKGRDALKTYVTGLASDCGTLFEPGEQLSYSNGGMIVAGRLLEAVTGVPFPDLLEREIYAPVGMKDSSTSAEQAILRSTAVGHFLDPETMAAKPTGMFTLPDTWGPAGGTPIGTVADLLAFGRTHLAGGVSPSGAHVLSAESTALMQQVSHDMATPNVPPMGLGWVRYPFGDTTVLAMSGASPGGVSILCVVPEHDLVFTAFGNASGAIMLQDQILQQLLSEHLGVRIPALVTEAEQDVDLTPYVGTYRSDQLRIDVSIVDGQLEERTTYEPADESQKRIFTEFAGGMTSAPPQRYVPIRPGLFAPAGYPLETFDGYLRLLLVSYHDVRDGQARFRNGGGRLTRRA, translated from the coding sequence ATGAACGACAACGCACTGCACACCGTCGAAGCCCGGATCCGCGAGCAGGCCGCCGCCTACTGCGAGGCCAACCACGTCCCCGGGTTCGTCGCCGGCGTCCACCACGCCGGCGAGCAGATCATCGTCGCCCACGGCACGGCGAACGTCGCCACCGGCGCACCGATGCGCGAAGACACCGGATTCCTCTTCGGCTCCGTCACCAAGGTCCTGACCACCACGCTGGTCCTGCGGCAGGTCGACCGTGGGCTGCTGGACCTCGACGCCCAGGTGGTGAAGTACCTTCCCGAATTCGCCCTGGCCGTTCCGGGCACGGCGGACAAGATCCTGGTCCGGCACCTGCTCTCCCACACCAACGGCATCGACGCGGACCTGTTCTTCCCCGACGCCAAGGGCCGCGACGCCCTGAAGACCTACGTCACCGGCCTCGCGAGCGACTGCGGCACCCTGTTCGAACCCGGCGAGCAGCTCAGCTACTCCAACGGCGGCATGATCGTCGCGGGCCGCCTGCTGGAAGCGGTGACCGGCGTGCCCTTCCCCGACCTGCTCGAGCGCGAGATCTACGCACCCGTCGGCATGAAGGACTCCAGCACCTCGGCCGAGCAGGCCATCCTGCGCAGCACCGCCGTCGGCCACTTCCTGGACCCCGAGACCATGGCGGCGAAGCCCACGGGCATGTTCACGCTGCCTGACACCTGGGGGCCGGCCGGCGGCACGCCGATCGGGACCGTCGCCGATCTGCTCGCCTTCGGACGCACCCACCTCGCGGGCGGTGTGTCCCCATCCGGGGCACACGTCCTGTCGGCCGAGTCGACCGCGCTGATGCAGCAGGTCTCGCACGACATGGCGACCCCGAACGTCCCGCCGATGGGCCTGGGTTGGGTGCGGTACCCGTTCGGCGACACGACCGTGCTCGCCATGTCGGGCGCGTCGCCCGGTGGCGTGTCCATCCTGTGCGTCGTGCCCGAACACGACCTGGTCTTCACCGCCTTCGGCAACGCCTCGGGGGCGATCATGCTGCAGGACCAGATCCTGCAGCAGCTCCTGAGCGAGCATCTCGGCGTCCGGATCCCGGCTCTGGTCACCGAGGCGGAGCAGGACGTCGACCTCACCCCGTACGTGGGCACCTACCGCTCCGATCAGCTCCGCATCGACGTCAGCATCGTCGATGGTCAGCTCGAGGAGCGGACGACGTACGAACCGGCGGACGAATCACAGAAGCGGATCTTCACCGAGTTCGCCGGCGGCATGACCTCCGCCCCGCCTCAGCGCTACGTACCGATCCGGCCCGGCCTTTTCGCGCCCGCCGGATACCCGCTGGAGACGTTCGACGGATACCTGCGACTGCTGCTCGTCTCCTACCACGACGTCCGCGACGGCCAGGCGCGCTTCCGCAACGGGGGCGGCCGCCTGACTCGACGGGCCTGA